In Pleurocapsa sp. PCC 7319, the following are encoded in one genomic region:
- a CDS encoding carbohydrate ABC transporter permease has product MSSTNQNQQTVNQLLGKVLLIVGICSTVIFFLAPILWQILTSVKLNEDISAIPNVYFPGNITFEHYRELFTRRPFVNYIFNSALVASISTVLCLVFGSPAAYALTRMNLKGEKLILTGVLIITLFPYVLLFLGLLEIVKAIGLGNNYLALIIPYTAINLPLTILVMRSFFQQLPKDLEDAAKIDGYKTLGMLVNIVLPMTLPALATTGILTFIFAWNEYIFALTFITEEAKKTIPVATAQLGGATLFDIPYGPIAAATVLGTLPLVVLVLIFQRQIVQGLTAGAVKG; this is encoded by the coding sequence ATGTCATCGACCAATCAAAATCAACAAACAGTTAACCAACTATTAGGTAAAGTATTACTCATAGTTGGTATTTGCTCCACTGTAATCTTCTTTTTGGCACCCATTCTCTGGCAAATATTGACTTCGGTAAAGCTAAATGAGGACATATCAGCGATTCCTAATGTCTATTTTCCTGGTAACATAACCTTTGAACACTACAGAGAACTGTTTACTCGTCGTCCATTTGTAAACTATATTTTCAATAGTGCCTTGGTAGCAAGTATCTCAACTGTATTATGCCTTGTATTTGGTTCTCCAGCTGCTTATGCTCTAACGAGAATGAATCTAAAAGGAGAAAAGTTGATTTTGACAGGGGTTTTAATTATTACTTTATTTCCTTATGTACTATTGTTTCTAGGACTATTAGAAATAGTTAAAGCAATAGGTCTAGGTAACAATTACCTAGCATTAATCATTCCTTATACTGCGATCAACTTGCCTCTAACTATTTTAGTAATGAGGAGCTTTTTCCAACAACTACCTAAAGATCTTGAAGATGCTGCCAAAATTGATGGTTATAAGACACTTGGAATGTTGGTAAATATAGTGTTACCGATGACATTACCAGCTTTAGCAACCACTGGTATTTTAACTTTCATTTTTGCTTGGAACGAATATATTTTCGCTTTGACTTTTATTACCGAAGAAGCCAAAAAAACTATTCCCGTAGCTACTGCTCAATTAGGAGGCGCAACGCTATTTGATATTCCCTATGGACCGATCGCCGCAGCTACAGTTTTGGGTACTCTACCATTAGTTGTGCTTGTCTTGATTTTCCAACGTCAGATTGTACAAGGATTAACAGCGGGCGCAGTAAAGGGCTAA
- a CDS encoding DUF4864 domain-containing protein, with translation MYITEHDKAIIRQLVEKQLQAFQQNDGETAFALTSPTVQSKFEQTEDFIMMLKDKYHCIFSSRSIMFRGFTLISNYPALVSVVMDQGGNLAQGVFILQHQPDYSWRIHGYELLSIDEKII, from the coding sequence ATGTACATTACAGAACATGATAAGGCAATAATCCGTCAGCTAGTGGAAAAACAGCTACAGGCATTTCAACAAAATGATGGAGAAACAGCTTTTGCGCTTACTAGCCCAACCGTTCAGAGTAAATTTGAGCAAACAGAAGATTTTATAATGATGCTTAAGGATAAGTATCATTGCATTTTTTCTTCTCGTTCAATTATGTTTCGTGGATTTACTCTAATTAGTAATTATCCAGCATTGGTCTCAGTGGTTATGGATCAAGGTGGAAATCTAGCTCAAGGAGTTTTTATTCTGCAACATCAACCAGACTATAGTTGGCGTATTCACGGTTACGAACTACTTTCTATCGATGAGAAAATTATTTAA
- a CDS encoding COP23 domain-containing protein, producing MKFNLLAQTIIGLSVVVSSIAARAESSYAQDRFYCDGNQIATTVQTERGAIPLIRWTDRSFPPPFTPEQRCQIVSDRFQKFDNNGTLKYIKADTLNNLPVLCVAAYKGGSCLPDGLLVTLKPGTDANQTLLRILDRRVWAASGPIPLNSQSNDPETLISEVNGETYVNMEMFLNWSDPTQP from the coding sequence ATGAAATTCAACTTATTAGCTCAAACCATTATTGGACTGAGTGTAGTTGTCAGTTCGATCGCTGCTAGAGCAGAATCTAGCTATGCTCAAGATCGTTTCTATTGTGACGGCAATCAAATTGCTACCACAGTTCAAACCGAAAGAGGTGCAATTCCTCTGATTAGATGGACAGATCGTTCCTTTCCGCCTCCATTTACTCCTGAACAACGTTGCCAAATTGTATCAGATAGATTCCAAAAATTTGATAATAACGGGACATTAAAATATATCAAGGCAGATACCCTCAATAACTTGCCTGTTCTATGTGTAGCAGCTTATAAAGGTGGTTCTTGCTTACCTGATGGACTATTAGTAACTTTAAAACCAGGTACAGATGCCAATCAAACTCTACTCAGAATCTTAGACCGTCGTGTCTGGGCAGCAAGTGGTCCAATCCCACTTAATAGCCAAAGTAATGATCCAGAAACCTTAATTTCTGAAGTAAACGGAGAAACCTATGTCAATATGGAAATGTTTCTTAACTGGAGTGACCCAACTCAGCCCTAG
- the era gene encoding GTPase Era produces MDSQELQELSVNNQSAIVPIAPEGFKSGFVAIVGRPNVGKSTLMNHLIGQKIAITSPVAQTTRNRLQGILTTSEAQIIFVDTPGIHKPHHELGKLLVQNAKTAIKSVDLVLFVVDSSTDAGTGDHFIFNILKHLSVPVILGLNKVDLQPKNYQFIDDSYADLIADTDWSTVKFSATTGVGTEQLQQALIENLESGPYYYPPDLVTDQPERFIIAELIREQILLHTRQEIPHSVAITIEKMEETPKITKINAAINIERSSQKGIIIGKKGSMLKTIGTAARKQIQKLISGGVYLELFVKVEPQWRQSRIRLAEFGYQVEE; encoded by the coding sequence ATGGACTCGCAAGAATTACAAGAATTAAGTGTCAATAATCAATCTGCTATAGTTCCTATTGCCCCAGAAGGGTTTAAGTCAGGTTTTGTTGCCATTGTCGGTAGACCTAATGTGGGTAAATCCACTTTAATGAATCATTTGATTGGTCAAAAAATTGCCATCACTTCCCCTGTTGCCCAAACTACTCGTAATCGTCTACAGGGCATTTTAACAACTTCAGAAGCCCAAATTATTTTTGTTGACACTCCTGGTATTCACAAGCCCCACCATGAACTAGGAAAACTTTTAGTTCAAAATGCCAAGACAGCTATCAAGTCAGTAGATTTAGTCTTATTTGTCGTCGATAGTTCTACGGATGCTGGCACAGGCGATCACTTTATTTTTAATATTTTAAAACATCTTTCTGTCCCTGTAATACTAGGGTTAAATAAAGTAGATTTGCAGCCTAAAAATTATCAATTTATTGATGATAGCTATGCCGATTTAATTGCCGATACTGATTGGTCAACAGTTAAGTTTTCAGCTACTACTGGTGTAGGGACAGAGCAGCTACAACAAGCGTTAATCGAAAATCTCGAATCAGGCCCTTATTATTATCCTCCCGATTTAGTTACCGATCAGCCTGAACGCTTTATTATTGCCGAATTAATTAGAGAGCAAATTTTGTTACATACTCGTCAAGAGATTCCTCATTCCGTAGCAATTACAATTGAAAAAATGGAGGAAACGCCAAAAATCACCAAAATCAATGCTGCAATCAATATTGAGCGCAGTTCCCAAAAAGGTATTATCATCGGCAAGAAAGGTAGTATGTTAAAAACTATTGGTACAGCAGCACGTAAACAAATTCAAAAGCTAATTTCTGGAGGGGTTTACTTAGAATTATTTGTCAAAGTTGAACCCCAATGGCGACAATCTCGAATTAGGCTTGCTGAGTTTGGTTATCAAGTTGAAGAGTAG
- a CDS encoding succinylglutamate desuccinylase/aspartoacylase family protein yields the protein MIPSISSIDLFKLASGDVLSLQLYKFRGKQPGKKAYIQANLHGAEIVGNAVIQQLIEFLTTLDDSQLQGEIWLVPVCNPLGVNQRSHFFSTGRFNSYDGKNWNRIFWDYEKEAKDLTEFAQTQIDHDPKTIRSNYLAKIKQAWQEELDAINRPSSVPLSRQYRYQLQSLCLDANYVIDIHSSSNQGIDFTFCFKERIISAKYLLLEYGILMNEYDGDAFDEAFLKPWLALEKELASLGKEIKFDIESWTLELGTGMVMNPTSVARGFAGIKNYLAYKKILSIPEPIATTAITLVPRDKIKSYYAPTGGMIQSRLPLKTKVNVGTQIYQLLSFNKQGQIPEIINICAENNGIVFDISANQCVNQGEYVMDILDC from the coding sequence ATGATTCCCAGTATTTCCAGCATAGATTTATTTAAATTAGCTTCTGGTGATGTCTTATCTTTGCAACTATATAAGTTTAGAGGTAAGCAACCTGGAAAAAAGGCTTATATCCAAGCTAATTTACACGGTGCAGAAATAGTGGGAAATGCTGTGATCCAGCAGTTAATTGAGTTTTTAACCACTTTAGATGACTCTCAATTACAGGGAGAAATATGGTTGGTACCGGTATGTAATCCTCTAGGAGTAAATCAGCGATCGCATTTTTTTTCCACAGGTAGATTTAATAGTTACGATGGTAAAAACTGGAATCGTATTTTCTGGGATTATGAGAAAGAAGCAAAAGATTTGACTGAGTTTGCCCAAACGCAGATTGATCATGATCCAAAAACAATTCGGAGTAATTATCTGGCTAAAATTAAGCAAGCTTGGCAAGAAGAACTAGATGCTATCAATCGACCCAGTAGTGTGCCTCTTAGTCGGCAATATCGTTATCAATTACAGTCATTATGTTTAGATGCAAATTATGTAATTGATATTCATAGTTCTAGTAATCAAGGGATCGACTTTACATTTTGCTTTAAGGAAAGAATTATTAGTGCCAAATATCTATTACTAGAATATGGCATTTTGATGAATGAATATGATGGCGATGCTTTTGACGAGGCTTTTTTAAAACCTTGGTTAGCTTTAGAAAAAGAGTTAGCTAGCTTAGGTAAAGAAATTAAATTTGATATCGAATCTTGGACGCTAGAATTAGGTACAGGAATGGTTATGAATCCTACTTCAGTTGCTAGAGGATTTGCTGGGATTAAAAACTACTTAGCCTATAAAAAGATTTTATCCATACCTGAGCCAATTGCAACGACAGCTATAACTCTAGTTCCCAGGGATAAAATCAAAAGCTATTATGCCCCCACCGGTGGTATGATTCAATCGAGATTACCCTTAAAAACTAAAGTTAATGTAGGCACTCAAATCTATCAGCTTTTGAGTTTTAATAAACAAGGGCAAATACCAGAAATAATTAATATCTGTGCCGAAAATAACGGAATAGTGTTTGATATTTCTGCCAATCAATGTGTTAATCAGGGTGAATATGTTATGGATATTTTGGATTGTTAA
- the msrA gene encoding peptide-methionine (S)-S-oxide reductase MsrA yields the protein MGLFSLGKKATIPAPEEALPGRSQSMPVPDKHHVNGNPLTPPFPDNMEKAIFGLGCFWGAERKFWQQEGVYTTAVGYAGGHTPNPTYKEVCSGMTGHNEVVLVVYDPDKISYEELLKVFWESHDPTQGMRQGNDRGTQYRSGIYTYTPEQKQLAESSKEAYQQELNQANYGTITTEILDAPEFYYAEDYHQQYLSKVPNGYCGLGGTGVTCPVGLKKPV from the coding sequence ATGGGACTATTCAGTTTAGGAAAAAAAGCCACAATTCCTGCTCCAGAAGAGGCACTGCCAGGGCGTAGTCAGTCTATGCCCGTACCAGACAAGCATCATGTAAATGGCAATCCCCTTACACCTCCTTTTCCCGACAACATGGAAAAAGCCATATTTGGTTTAGGGTGTTTTTGGGGAGCAGAAAGGAAATTCTGGCAGCAGGAAGGAGTTTATACTACCGCAGTTGGCTACGCAGGGGGACATACTCCTAATCCTACTTATAAAGAAGTCTGTAGTGGCATGACAGGTCATAACGAAGTCGTATTAGTTGTCTACGATCCTGACAAAATCAGCTATGAAGAATTACTGAAAGTATTTTGGGAAAGTCACGATCCGACCCAGGGAATGCGTCAGGGCAATGACAGAGGAACTCAGTATCGTTCTGGCATCTATACTTATACCCCAGAGCAAAAACAATTAGCAGAGTCTTCTAAAGAAGCTTATCAGCAAGAATTAAACCAAGCGAATTACGGTACTATAACCACAGAAATTCTTGATGCACCAGAATTTTATTATGCTGAGGATTATCATCAGCAATACCTCAGCAAAGTACCTAACGGCTACTGTGGATTGGGTGGTACTGGTGTTA
- a CDS encoding response regulator transcription factor, which yields MKILVVEDDERISDAVVEYLSDIHYAVEAVYDGQSAWDLLDVFSYDLILLDVMLPEMDGITLCQRLRKRGCDIPILMLTAKDTLDNKIEGLDAGADDYLVKPFELDELSARIRALLRRGAGSLPPVLTWEKLRLDPSSCEVFYQDEILPLSPKEYKLLEFFLRNGRRVFSRAQILEHLWSFEQVPEEATVKAHIRGLRQKLEAAGAPHDLIETVYGLGYRLKEEPQQV from the coding sequence ATGAAAATTTTAGTAGTAGAAGATGATGAGCGGATCAGCGACGCTGTAGTTGAATACTTATCAGACATACATTATGCTGTTGAAGCTGTTTACGATGGACAAAGTGCCTGGGATTTATTAGATGTCTTTTCCTATGACCTAATTTTACTAGATGTCATGCTACCAGAGATGGATGGAATTACCCTCTGCCAAAGGCTTCGTAAGAGAGGTTGTGATATTCCCATCTTGATGTTGACTGCCAAGGACACTTTAGACAACAAAATTGAAGGATTAGATGCGGGGGCAGATGATTATCTGGTTAAACCATTTGAACTAGATGAACTATCGGCTCGTATCCGTGCCTTACTTCGTCGGGGTGCAGGTAGTTTACCCCCTGTGTTGACCTGGGAAAAATTACGCTTAGATCCCAGTAGTTGCGAAGTTTTTTATCAAGACGAAATCCTACCTTTAAGTCCCAAAGAATACAAGTTATTAGAGTTTTTCTTGCGCAACGGTCGCCGTGTGTTTAGTCGCGCTCAAATCCTGGAGCATTTATGGTCTTTTGAGCAAGTACCTGAAGAGGCAACTGTCAAAGCGCATATTAGGGGATTAAGACAAAAACTAGAAGCTGCTGGCGCACCTCATGACCTGATCGAAACTGTCTATGGTTTGGGCTATCGTCTCAAAGAAGAACCTCAACAAGTATAA
- a CDS encoding cell wall metabolism sensor histidine kinase WalK, which yields MFQGVRSRLLLSYLIVMAAILSIFGTGVYVVFRRNLYRQLDKRLLTLAQSATPSFTAVRDRGNKFLNQVEEVPWRDIFNRDQQSLEWFDDNGKLLGRKGVIHLDAPPEVGPAIIEQPKTGAIFRTHTLSVFIRNSGQAGPPSLVGFIRATQSSREIEEAEEQLFWILVIGGLLTLILIGLGGFWLTQKAIEPIEASFLQLKQFTADASHELRSPLTAIKASVDIMRNHPERVHPKDAKKLEAIAGASLQMNQTLEDLLFLARTDADPSMPVEARKLTPISLNQILQNCFVLLEPLANEKKIVFQSKFRNEIKIMGDTAQLSRLFSNLLENALQYTPEEGRVSLDLYKQNRYAMVSVRDTGIGIAPDQISKVFDRFWRANKARSRRQGGTGLGLAISKAIAKRHGGKIIVTSELNIGSCFIVRIPVLDSKKSSKTQSGKS from the coding sequence ATGTTTCAAGGTGTGCGATCGCGACTGTTACTATCTTATCTAATAGTGATGGCAGCTATACTGAGTATTTTCGGCACAGGAGTATATGTCGTATTTCGACGTAACCTGTATCGGCAACTAGATAAAAGATTGCTGACCCTAGCTCAATCAGCAACTCCTTCTTTTACAGCTGTAAGAGATCGTGGTAACAAGTTTCTCAATCAGGTAGAAGAAGTTCCTTGGCGTGATATTTTTAATCGAGATCAACAAAGCTTAGAATGGTTTGATGATAACGGCAAATTACTTGGTAGAAAAGGAGTAATTCACCTGGATGCTCCTCCAGAAGTAGGACCAGCAATCATCGAACAGCCGAAAACGGGGGCAATATTTAGGACCCATACTCTATCGGTATTTATTCGTAATAGTGGTCAAGCAGGACCGCCTTCTCTAGTTGGTTTTATTCGAGCTACTCAGTCTAGTAGAGAAATAGAAGAAGCTGAAGAACAACTATTTTGGATTTTAGTGATTGGTGGGTTGCTAACCCTGATTTTAATTGGCTTAGGTGGTTTTTGGCTGACCCAGAAGGCCATCGAACCAATTGAAGCTAGTTTTTTACAGCTTAAACAGTTTACTGCCGATGCTTCTCATGAATTACGCAGTCCCTTAACGGCAATTAAAGCCTCGGTAGATATAATGCGTAATCATCCTGAGCGAGTTCATCCCAAAGATGCCAAAAAACTAGAGGCGATCGCTGGTGCTAGCTTGCAAATGAATCAGACTTTAGAGGATTTGCTGTTTTTAGCTCGCACCGATGCGGATCCCAGTATGCCTGTAGAAGCCCGTAAGCTGACGCCAATTTCCCTCAACCAGATTCTGCAAAACTGTTTTGTCCTCTTAGAACCCTTAGCAAATGAGAAAAAGATCGTCTTTCAGTCTAAATTTCGGAATGAAATTAAGATTATGGGAGATACAGCCCAGCTTTCGCGTTTATTTTCTAATCTTTTAGAAAATGCTTTGCAATATACTCCCGAGGAAGGTCGAGTAAGTCTAGATTTATATAAACAAAATCGTTATGCAATGGTTAGTGTTCGTGATACTGGTATCGGTATTGCCCCTGACCAAATTTCTAAAGTATTTGATCGTTTTTGGCGGGCTAACAAAGCTCGCTCTCGTCGCCAAGGTGGCACAGGTCTGGGCTTAGCAATCTCCAAGGCGATCGCTAAACGACATGGTGGCAAGATTATCGTCACTAGTGAGCTTAATATTGGTAGTTGCTTTATAGTTCGTATTCCAGTTTTAGACAGCAAAAAATCTTCAAAAACACAATCTGGAAAGTCATAA
- a CDS encoding trypsin-like peptidase domain-containing protein, translating to MNFPQKLATLMVGLSLIVLPLQSTRVMSEALDQNEIRNRAKSITVKIVESNSSSNGSGVIFNRQNNVYSVLTNQHVVGHNGNYQIHTPDGQKHAITNKEEIPGLDLMVVQFKSNNDYQTAPMGDSEEIAPLQQVYVSGFPAIQADLDIVDGRIRSIRQDVLKNPQKQLGYALIYTNQTLPGSSGGAVLDDQGRLVGINGEAERDIRSGRDISRGIPINLFISLSINYPPGEAPEEETPEEEEPEEEISEEEISEEEPPEAEVDPEPEEQIAYVPQVTGNSNYSLAYNLAKHQDEIKSVSITPNGQTVVTGGRDREIKVWNALSGSLEQTIPAHDEEIKSVAISANGNVIVSAGSDRKIKIWNRRTGQLERTLEGHEDVVNSIALSLNGDTIVSGSDDHKIKIWNRRTGQLERTLEGHEDVVNTVAISADGNTIVSGSQDTKVKVWSWRTWELKQTLEGHEEEIRTVAVSPNGNTIVSGGDDHTIRVWDAAGNLKHTLRGHTDNIHGLVVSTDGQTIISGSRDRSIKTWNIATGALEQSLKTDHSDIINSIAASAGEQVVISGNRDRTLAIWYLKQ from the coding sequence ATGAATTTTCCTCAAAAACTAGCTACCTTAATGGTTGGTTTATCCCTTATAGTTTTGCCCTTACAATCCACTAGGGTTATGAGCGAGGCTTTAGATCAAAATGAGATTCGTAATCGAGCAAAAAGTATTACTGTCAAAATTGTGGAATCTAATTCTTCTAGTAATGGTTCTGGGGTCATTTTTAATCGTCAAAATAATGTCTATTCTGTTTTAACTAATCAACATGTAGTTGGTCATAATGGAAATTATCAAATTCATACTCCTGACGGGCAAAAACACGCTATCACCAATAAAGAAGAAATTCCTGGTTTAGATCTTATGGTTGTACAGTTTAAAAGTAATAATGATTACCAAACTGCTCCCATGGGAGACTCGGAAGAAATCGCCCCTCTACAGCAAGTCTATGTATCTGGTTTTCCTGCTATCCAAGCAGATTTAGATATTGTGGATGGCAGAATTAGAAGTATTAGACAGGACGTTTTGAAAAATCCGCAAAAACAATTAGGTTATGCCTTAATTTATACTAACCAAACTCTTCCTGGCAGTAGTGGTGGTGCCGTCCTCGATGATCAAGGTCGTTTAGTGGGGATTAATGGCGAGGCAGAAAGAGATATTAGGAGTGGCAGAGATATTAGTCGAGGAATTCCCATTAATTTATTTATTTCTTTATCTATTAACTATCCACCTGGAGAAGCACCCGAAGAGGAAACACCCGAAGAGGAAGAACCTGAAGAAGAAATATCTGAAGAAGAAATATCTGAAGAAGAACCACCTGAAGCCGAAGTTGACCCAGAACCAGAGGAACAGATTGCTTATGTTCCGCAAGTCACAGGAAATTCTAATTACTCACTGGCATATAACCTGGCAAAACATCAAGATGAAATTAAAAGTGTCTCAATTACTCCTAACGGACAAACTGTTGTAACTGGCGGCAGAGATCGCGAAATCAAAGTATGGAATGCACTATCGGGGAGTTTGGAACAGACGATACCTGCTCATGATGAAGAGATTAAAAGTGTAGCCATTAGTGCTAATGGCAATGTCATTGTCAGTGCGGGGAGCGATCGCAAGATTAAAATTTGGAACCGCAGAACAGGGCAGTTAGAACGAACCCTAGAAGGTCATGAAGATGTTGTTAACAGCATCGCTCTCAGTTTAAACGGAGATACCATTGTTAGCGGTAGCGACGATCATAAAATTAAAATTTGGAACCGCAGGACAGGACAGTTAGAACGAACCTTAGAAGGTCATGAAGATGTCGTTAATACTGTGGCGATTAGTGCTGATGGAAATACTATTGTTAGCGGTAGTCAAGATACCAAAGTAAAAGTTTGGAGTTGGCGTACTTGGGAATTAAAGCAGACTCTGGAAGGTCATGAAGAAGAAATTCGGACGGTGGCAGTTAGTCCAAATGGGAACACCATTGTTAGTGGTGGCGACGACCATACCATTAGAGTTTGGGATGCTGCGGGCAATCTTAAACATACTCTGCGAGGTCATACGGACAACATCCATGGCTTAGTCGTTAGTACTGATGGACAAACCATCATTAGCGGTAGTCGCGATCGCAGTATCAAAACTTGGAATATCGCCACGGGAGCATTAGAACAAAGCCTCAAAACTGATCACTCTGACATTATTAACAGTATTGCTGCTAGTGCTGGCGAACAGGTAGTCATTAGCGGGAACAGAGATAGAACCTTAGCAATTTGGTATTTGAAACAGTAA
- a CDS encoding MoaD/ThiS family protein, with amino-acid sequence MVESTIKTIQVKVKLFAIYQEVFDTPELDLVLLPQSTVNNVLQSLIEQKPQLAKWQEVTRFGVNLKFVSSDTQLQDGDEVVLIPPVSGG; translated from the coding sequence ATGGTTGAATCAACTATTAAAACTATTCAAGTTAAAGTTAAATTATTTGCGATTTATCAAGAGGTTTTTGATACACCTGAGCTAGATTTAGTTCTTCTTCCACAGTCTACGGTAAATAATGTTTTGCAGTCTTTAATTGAGCAAAAGCCTCAGTTGGCTAAATGGCAAGAAGTTACTCGTTTTGGTGTTAATTTAAAGTTTGTCTCATCGGACACACAGCTTCAGGATGGAGATGAAGTTGTCTTAATTCCTCCCGTTAGTGGTGGATAG